The Natribaculum luteum genome contains the following window.
TTCTTCGTAAACCTGCTCGACATGGACTACGAGTGGAAACCGGTCTCGGACGACGAGGAGGTTTTCGAGGTGCGCGACCGTGAGACGGGCGACGTCGAGTGGAAGGGCTCGCGCGTCGACCTCGTCTTCGGGTCGAACTCCCGGCTTCGCACCATCGCTGAAGTCTACGGCGCCGAAGACGGCGAGGAGCAGTTCGTGCAGGACTTCGTTGATACGTGGAGCAAAGTGATGCACCTCGATCGCTTCGACCTCGAGTAGGCTCCCGGTCTCGTCTTTCGGTCTCGCCGCTTTGCGATCTCGTCTTTCGGTTTCTGCTGTCGACGCGGCTCACACGTCGAGCACACGCGAGCACCCGCGAGCGGTCGCTGCGGCGACGGCCGTGAGACGTGCTCGAGCGTGTCCGCTCGGTCAGCGAACGACCGTGACGGGAACGGGCGCTCGTCGGGTGACCGTCTCCGCGACGCTCCCGAGCAGTACCCGCGAGACGCCCGAGCGGCCGTGGCTCCCGACGATCACGTGATCGATCGCGTTTTCCGCGGCGTAGTCGACGACCTCGCGTGCGGGTGCGCCGACGACGGTCTCGGTCGTCACCGATCCCTCGTGGTCGGCCGCGCGCTCGCTCGCCGTCTCGAACAGTTCGTCGGCTTCGTCGCACTTCTCGTCGACGACGGTCCCAGCGCCGAAGTGTGCGGCCTCCCCGTACCCGACGTCGTACGGGTTGACCACGTGCAAGAGCGTGAGGTCGGCGGCAGGGTATTCCGACAGCGCGTACTCGAGTGCGTCCCAGGCGGGTTCGGAATCGTCTAGGGCCACGAGAATGTCCATAAGTTGTCGTTATATTGGCAGATACTTAAACTATCGCGAGCGTGGTGGGTGAAACCGCAGCGATCACGTGACAGTCACGCTCCGTGACGACTGGTCATAGCCACCACGTAGTATTATGGCCCCTGGCGTGGGAAGGGTAGCCCGAAGGACAATGCCAATCGAAAACCTCGCACGGAGCGACGTCGTTACGGCAAAAGCCGACGACCCAGTTCAGGACCTCGCGACGATGATGGACGAAGAGGAGATAGGAAGCGTCGTGATAACTGACGGTGAAGAACCCGTCGGTATCGTGACCGACCGCGATCTGGCGGTGCAAGTGGTCGCCCAGGGGGCAGACCCGGCCGATCACACTGCCGAAGACGTGATGTCGTCGGATCTGTACACGATCGAACCCGACGCGGGCTTCTACCAGGCGACCGAGATGATGAGCGACCACGGGATCCGCCGACTGCCCGTCGTCGATTCGAACGGCGAACTGGACGGGATCATCACGGTCGACGACCTCAACGAACTGCTGGCCGACGAACACCAGGAACTCGCGGGCGTCATTCGGGAACAGCGACCGCCCTACTGAGACTACTGGACGACGGTCGGCACCTGCCCGATCGCGACTCGACGCCCGTCCCGGTGACAGCGTCTCGCGTGTGATCGGTGCGTGAACAGTTTGACCGGCAGTGAGAGGCTCCGTCTTCTCTGCGATTCACTCGAGACGACGTCGTCACCTCCGGACGAGCGTGATCGCGAGCAGACACCCGGTGGCCGAGAA
Protein-coding sequences here:
- a CDS encoding CBS domain-containing protein, which codes for MPIENLARSDVVTAKADDPVQDLATMMDEEEIGSVVITDGEEPVGIVTDRDLAVQVVAQGADPADHTAEDVMSSDLYTIEPDAGFYQATEMMSDHGIRRLPVVDSNGELDGIITVDDLNELLADEHQELAGVIREQRPPY
- a CDS encoding universal stress protein; translation: MDILVALDDSEPAWDALEYALSEYPAADLTLLHVVNPYDVGYGEAAHFGAGTVVDEKCDEADELFETASERAADHEGSVTTETVVGAPAREVVDYAAENAIDHVIVGSHGRSGVSRVLLGSVAETVTRRAPVPVTVVR